Within Kineothrix sp. MB12-C1, the genomic segment AAATTCGATGATTCCTCTGTGAAAGAGAGAGTTCAGATTTATGAAGATAGAGGAAGTGGCTATAGCGAAGAGACTTCTTATTTCGTAAGAGATGCCTATGAGGGGGAGAATCTGATTTCCCTTAAGTTGGAGGTCGATGGAAATGTTTCCATGCTCCGTATCGATCCGGTCATGGATTATTGTGTCGTAAGGATTATAGACCTTCTCCTAAACGGCATTGAGATAGAGATGACGAGAAAAAATATTGTAACGAATGGAAGGCGGCTTAAGGACGGAAGCTATGTCTTTGCCACCGCGGACCCCAATATCAATATAGCAGTTGGAAATCTCAGCCAAAAGGAACAGAACGTGTTGACGGCGCACATGGAAATTGTACGTATTCCGGAAGAAATTGCGAAAGATTTGGCAGGAGCAGTCAAAAAGGTGTGGTAGTTCGTGAGGATGGAATGAAATGAAGCGGTGGATTAAGGAGAAGATAATAGGAATAGAGAATCGGAGATATCATCGGCTTCTTGAGAGAAAGAGCATTTCTTATGATGCCTGGATTCGAAAAAGGGAAGTTATGCTCGAACAGGAATTAAAGGAGATGGGAGAAGTGTCGAAACTGACATTTCGATGGATTCCCTATGAAGCGGCACAGAGTTATGTGACGATGTATGAGATGGAAGAGGAAAAATCTGCAGACATCACGGTGTTTCTGGCACAGGATGGGAAAGCTTCTGTCTTATCCGAGGCGGCGATGAGCCGTTTCTTTCTTGCGAATCCCCATATGTCCCTCGCTTATGGGGATGAAGATGTGATAAGCCCGGATGGTCTTCGTTATACACCGTGGTTAAAGCCGGACTGGTCGCCGGACACCTTTTTATCTTATTTTTACTTTGGTTCCGTATTTGCTGTTCGTACTTCTATATGGAAGGAATTATTGAAGGAAGAAATTGCTTCTTTTGGAGGGAATTCTGTAGATAATCCTACTGTATGGATTTATCGTATGTGCTGTCTCCTTGCGAAGAAAGCGGGAGGATTTGAAAGAAGAACACAGGGTGAGTTGAATGGAAATTCCCCTATCGGACATATCGATGAGATTTTATTTCATTCTTACTCCAATCGAGAGATGAATTTATTATATAATGATGATATTCTTGAAGTGGAAGACTTCACAGACAGTAGCAATGTTTTCGACCGGAATATTACTTCTGAACGAGAGACACCTCTTGTTTCTGTGATTATTCCTTCCAAAGATAATGAAGAAGTGCTTCGGCGATGTATCGAATCGATACGAGAAGTGACGGAGCTTCCTTATGAAATTATTGTGGTGGATAACGGCAGTAGGGAAGATACGAAGAATCGTTTGGAGGCCTACTTGAAAGGGCTTGCAGTTTCGGGCACGTATATTTATGAGCCGATGGAGTTTCATTTTTCCCGTATGTGCAATCGGGGAGCGCTGGAAGCATCCGGGGAGGTGCTGCTCTTTCTGAATGATGATGTGGAAGTGCCGCAGCGCGAAGAGGGACTCGGATGGATGGAAGGGCTTTATAATCAGGCTGTGCGGCCTTACGCAGGAGCGGTGGGAGTGAAGTTATTATATCCGAATACGAAGCGGATACAGCATGGAGGCATTGTGAATCAGCGTCTCGGCCCTGTTCATAAGCTGCAAT encodes:
- a CDS encoding glycosyltransferase family 2 protein codes for the protein MKRWIKEKIIGIENRRYHRLLERKSISYDAWIRKREVMLEQELKEMGEVSKLTFRWIPYEAAQSYVTMYEMEEEKSADITVFLAQDGKASVLSEAAMSRFFLANPHMSLAYGDEDVISPDGLRYTPWLKPDWSPDTFLSYFYFGSVFAVRTSIWKELLKEEIASFGGNSVDNPTVWIYRMCCLLAKKAGGFERRTQGELNGNSPIGHIDEILFHSYSNREMNLLYNDDILEVEDFTDSSNVFDRNITSERETPLVSVIIPSKDNEEVLRRCIESIREVTELPYEIIVVDNGSREDTKNRLEAYLKGLAVSGTYIYEPMEFHFSRMCNRGALEASGEVLLFLNDDVEVPQREEGLGWMEGLYNQAVRPYAGAVGVKLLYPNTKRIQHGGIVNQRLGPVHKLQFKDNDACYYYGWNCAKRNVIAVTGACLAVQLEKWKEAGGFPEELPVAFNDVDLCFSLYEKGYYNVVLQETVLYHWESLSRGQDEEEGKLNRLLTEKRKLYERHPELYGKDPFYHKYLAGDMLSTGFELKADYEWKEDLSFGKPISVSGIADRAREEPCVIISLEYAGTVEEWRSGQVPKCEDEYYIQGYSFVSGSNNACYDKKILLQSGKKQFCIIPELLPRRDVEQNLPDQENVGLTGFAVRLRKGDLEDGRYRIGVLAQDRCTGHKLFCWTERYLEVKGCRRKS